The sequence TCGCATGATCATCCTCCAGGCCTCCCCAGTCGGGAGCCGAACGGGGCGGCTAAACGGTTTCCTTCAATCTGTTCAGGGCGTTCTTCCAGGCGACGTCGAACCAGCGTTCGGCCTTGAGCCAGCGGTCGCAATCCCCGAACCCGTAGTGCTCGAGCCGCAGGCGGCAGCCGGAACCGGCCGCCTCCACGCTCACCGCCACGGTGGTCGAGCCGGGCTCCATGAACTCCAGTTGTTCCTCGTTGCCGGCCCAGGAGACTTTAAGCTTCCCGGGCTCGTACTCCAGCACCTTGCAGCCCAGGGTGCTGTTCACCTCCGGCCGCGTCGGGTCCCAGAAGAGCTCGTACCGGCCGCCGACCCGGGGCTCCACGCGGGCTTCTTTGCACAGCCACCGGGCGAGCTTCTCCGGGGCGAGGAACCAGCTTAAAACCTCGGCGGGTGGAACCGGCAGCTCAACATCGTGCTCTATCATGGTCACTTCGCTCAATCCGACGGCGTCTCGGCGCCCGCGTCCCCTTCCCACGAATCATCACTCGCCGTCAAGAGAATGGAATCTCGACGAAAAGAGATTACCAAAGTATGACCGAATCCGGCGCATTCTTCAAGTTGATCCACCCCGGGCCCGGACCGAACGACCGTCCACCCCCCGGTCGGGCCCGGACACCGTCGGTCCCGCTACGTGACGGAGCTCGGACCGCGCCCGGGGCTCCGCTTTATTATTACAGTAGCCGCGCCCCGCGCCGTCAAAGGCCTGTGGTATTATGACCATCGAAGGTAGAAAGGAGTCATCCGATGCTCATAGACCGGAAGTTCTGTACGGGCGGCTGCTGGCTCCTAGCCGGTTCCGGAGCCGTCCGGCGTCTTCTGGAAGAGGAGGTTTCGGTCAACGGCGGGTTCGATCCCGGCGTCCGGGTGCTGACCCTGGACGAGGCCGCCGGGCTCCTCTCGCGGCAGCTCACCGATGAGCCCCGATTACTGACCCGCGGGGAGCCGGTGGTCCTCGCCTCCAAACTTTTAAAGGAAAACTCCGGCGAACTGCCCTACTTCCGGCGGTTCACCACACAGGGAGAAACCGCCCTGGATGGCATCGCCGGTCCCGTTGCCCAGGCCCTGCGCCTGCTCTCCCAGGAGGAGGAAGTCCCGGTAAATTCGGCCAAGCTGCGCGACCTCGCCCGTCTCATCGAGCTGCGAGGGGAAGAGTGCCGCGCTCTCCGCGTCGAGGAGCCCTTTGAGCGCCAGCGCCGCCTGGCCCGCCTGCTGAACGCCGGGGAGCTGAAACCGCCGGCCCGGGCGGTACTTTTCCTTCCCGACCACCTCCACCCGGCGGAGATGGAGCTCGTCGCCGCCCTGGACCGCCGCCTGGAGCTGAGAGTGGTCGTCGAACCCGAGCTCGCCGCCGCGGACGGCGACCACCCCTCGACCCGCCACCTCGCTAAAACCAGGGCCGGGCTGGAGCGCCTCCGGGCGGTGAGAAGCGAGATTGCCGAAACGCGCCCGGGGCGCGAGGACCTCGTCGGCTGGCTCTTCGACGGCGGGGACCGACCGGCGGAGAAACCGGCGTATATCCGGGTCTGGTCGGCTCCGGACCGCCGGGGCGAGGTCGTCGCCGCCACCCGGGAGGTGAAGCGCCGCGCGACGGGGGGCGAGCCCCTGGGGCGGTTCTCCATCGTCGTCCCCCAGCTGGAGCCCTACGTGGCGCTCCTGGCCGCGGAGCTGGCCGAGCGCGGCATCCCCTTCAGCCTGCCGGGCGGCGAGCCGCTGTTCGCCGGCGCCCCCGCCCAGGTGCTCCTGGCCCTGTTGAACGTCCTTGCGCGACCGGGGCGGGAGGAGCTCTTCGCCTACTGGGGCCATCCCGCGCTCACCCCTCCCGAGTTGCCCGAGCCGGCGGAGGTTTACAAAACCTTAGCGCCGCTGCAGCAGTTCCTGCCGCCGGCGCCCCTGGGCGACCCCGCCAAATTTTGGAGCGACGACCCGCCGCAAGACCACAACCTCGATCCCGCCGCTTTCGATTTCCTGGCCCGCAAGGCCAACGTAACCGGTCTCCCCCGGGGATGGGAAGACGGGCTGGACCTCAAGGAGCGCCTGACCCAGGCCTGGCTGCGACCGGTGCTCAACCGCCTGCGCCTGGACGCGCTGCGGGGCCGGGAGGAGGGGGAGTTCCTGGCCGACGGACCCGCGGTGAGAACGACCCGGCTGCGAATCTACCAGCTCGCCGCCGTGGTCCGCGAGCTTCGACAGCTTGAGGAGTTGCGTAGTCCCGAGTCGGAGGTCGGGGAGTTGGTCGGGAAAATCCGGGAGGAGCTGGAGCGGCGCGACTTTACACAGAACCTCCAACGCCGCCTGCTCGAGCAGCTCCTGGACTCCGCGGGCGATGACGCCTGGACGGTCACCGAGCGCCGGCGCGCCGAGGCGGTCAGTCGGGCCCGGCTCGAGCTGGAAAAGGCGCTGGACGCGGTGGTCGGGGTGGCCCGCTTCTCGGAGCGGGAGCTGCACCGGCCGCTCACCGGCCCGGCCACGCTGCGGCGCCTGGTGGAGGGGGAGCTGGCCGCCCGTTCCGTGCGCATCCCGGGGCCGGACGACGCGGTAACCGTACGAGAGCTGGCCCGGACCCAGGGCTGGTCGCCCGGCGAGGTCTTCGTCCTGGGGCTGACCAACGAGGACTTTCCGGCCAGACCGGAACGCGGCCTGCTCCACCGGGATTCGCTCGAGCGCCGGGCCGATCCCCACGACGAATCGGTCTGCCTCCTGGTCCGCCTGCTCCGAAGGGCCGAGAGGCTCTGGCTTTCGTATCCGGCGGCCACCGCCGACGACGAGGCGCAGCCGGCCCCGCCGCTCAACGACCTGCTGAAACTCTGCGGACGGAGCGAGCCCCCGGGCCACGACGCCCGTGAAAGACCCACCTCGATGGCCGAGCTTGCCGTGGCCGACCCGGACCACCCTCTGCTCGACGGC comes from bacterium and encodes:
- a CDS encoding SRPBCC domain-containing protein, with translation MIEHDVELPVPPAEVLSWFLAPEKLARWLCKEARVEPRVGGRYELFWDPTRPEVNSTLGCKVLEYEPGKLKVSWAGNEEQLEFMEPGSTTVAVSVEAAGSGCRLRLEHYGFGDCDRWLKAERWFDVAWKNALNRLKETV
- a CDS encoding PD-(D/E)XK nuclease family protein; protein product: MLIDRKFCTGGCWLLAGSGAVRRLLEEEVSVNGGFDPGVRVLTLDEAAGLLSRQLTDEPRLLTRGEPVVLASKLLKENSGELPYFRRFTTQGETALDGIAGPVAQALRLLSQEEEVPVNSAKLRDLARLIELRGEECRALRVEEPFERQRRLARLLNAGELKPPARAVLFLPDHLHPAEMELVAALDRRLELRVVVEPELAAADGDHPSTRHLAKTRAGLERLRAVRSEIAETRPGREDLVGWLFDGGDRPAEKPAYIRVWSAPDRRGEVVAATREVKRRATGGEPLGRFSIVVPQLEPYVALLAAELAERGIPFSLPGGEPLFAGAPAQVLLALLNVLARPGREELFAYWGHPALTPPELPEPAEVYKTLAPLQQFLPPAPLGDPAKFWSDDPPQDHNLDPAAFDFLARKANVTGLPRGWEDGLDLKERLTQAWLRPVLNRLRLDALRGREEGEFLADGPAVRTTRLRIYQLAAVVRELRQLEELRSPESEVGELVGKIREELERRDFTQNLQRRLLEQLLDSAGDDAWTVTERRRAEAVSRARLELEKALDAVVGVARFSERELHRPLTGPATLRRLVEGELAARSVRIPGPDDAVTVRELARTQGWSPGEVFVLGLTNEDFPARPERGLLHRDSLERRADPHDESVCLLVRLLRRAERLWLSYPAATADDEAQPAPPLNDLLKLCGRSEPPGHDARERPTSMAELAVADPDHPLLDGSVRGAIKNAALMIREAASPDPTAYDGKVDRGLLDPVPGADRRGELAVTKLEHYLDCPRRYYFAHLLGLERFPEVRDEAEADVVGLVTHRALELFFAGSQKEGRRPREPWSDGPLGPGNWEKACGRMLECAASAFVGQGLLEPNASPPPLEQMRTGLVNASAALDAQREELVRGLDDPDTGAPYGILKGALVIQRELIETLPTEIEFSFGGAEGNPLELGDLRLTGRVDRLDLDEAEGLLAVYDYKTGSAETGINDPQYPPRNLQLPLYALAARRLYDREGAMSLRAAEIRLHEKYRNISPDDPAQKTPHKGAVQEKVAVGKPNRAWVVSDDFTKRMLEFVEVAVQELWDGIVTGIFHPPVDYKGDDCKYCDFRPACGEDFQAHRLCRLPGEGGGADG